In the genome of Labrus mixtus chromosome 21, fLabMix1.1, whole genome shotgun sequence, one region contains:
- the LOC132955737 gene encoding protein shisa-9A-like, whose amino-acid sequence MRGKYFLLGFLVLKLMALVCKADGEPGLLGGFVMIATSNGSREEESVSEETPHTEDRCRGYYDVMGQWDPPFICKTGNYLYCCGTCGFRFCCSYKHSRLDQSTCKNYDTPVWMKTGQTPYKKMNKLHDSTKDKTNLIVYIICGVVAIMALVGIFTKLGLEKAHRPQRENMSRAVASVLQGGCPGEQFRGEEALGMHSQHFVSRATNLRKFFFLGQLITAVCV is encoded by the exons ATGAGAGGTAAATACTTTCTCCTCGGCTTCTTGGTGCTCAAACTTATGGCTCTTGTCTGCAAGGCTGACGGGGAGCCGGGGCTGCTCGGAGGATTCGTAATGATCGCCACCTCCAACGGCtccagggaggaggagagcgtGTCCGAGGAGACGCCGCACACGGAAGACAGATGCCGGGGTTACTACGACGTGATGGGCCAGTGGGACCCGCCGTTCATCTGCAAAACCGGGAATTATCTGTACTGCTGCGGCACCTGTGGCTTCCGCTTCTGCTGCTCCTACAAGCACTCGCGGCTGGACCAGAGCACCTGCAAAAATTACGACACCCCGGTGTGGATGAAGACAGGGCAGACTCCCTACAAAAAGATGAACAAGCTGCACGACAGCACCAAAGACAAGACGAACTTAATTGTTTACATCATTTGTGGAGTAGTGGCCATAATGGCTCTTGTGGGGATTTTCACCAAACTGGGGCTGGAAAAGGCGCACCGGCCCCAGAGAGAGAACATGTCCAG GGCCGTAGCCAGCGTGCTGCAGGGCGGGTGTCCAGGCGAGCAGTTTCGGGGGGAGGAGGCCCTCGGGATGCATTCGCAGCACTTTGTTTCCAGGGCCACAAACCTccgtaagtttttttttcttggacagCTCATTACAGCCGTTTGTGTATAG